A single window of Gimesia chilikensis DNA harbors:
- a CDS encoding rhodanese-like domain-containing protein, which yields MQAMTTIGRNDLQQLLASCPSLLLLDVLPHISYKEYHIRGAINAPFDHRFDNEVSALCPDKSQTIVIYGMNFECPIASQALQRLGELGYENLFHYEPGKVDWKAALLPVEQGPAVRNSLEIEQADKEQRFLFLLSLTQAPLFDLLQL from the coding sequence ATGCAGGCCATGACCACGATTGGTAGAAATGATCTTCAGCAACTACTGGCATCTTGCCCCAGCTTGCTGTTACTGGATGTACTACCCCATATTTCTTATAAGGAATATCACATCAGGGGGGCCATCAATGCCCCGTTCGACCATCGTTTTGACAATGAAGTATCTGCACTCTGCCCGGACAAATCACAAACCATCGTCATTTATGGAATGAACTTTGAATGTCCGATCGCCAGCCAGGCTCTACAACGACTTGGCGAACTGGGATATGAAAATCTCTTCCATTATGAACCCGGCAAAGTCGACTGGAAAGCGGCTCTGCTACCTGTTGAACAGGGGCCTGCCGTACGCAATTCACTGGAAATTGAACAGGCCGACAAAGAGCAGCGATTTCTGTTTCTGCTCTCGCTGACCCAGGCACCCCTATTTGATCTTCTGCAGCTCTGA
- a CDS encoding BON domain-containing protein codes for MKLQGEIKTELFSNSDHQLVAQVKRVLQSSGYASLAKVRVFAEEGKVCLEGEVPTYFMKQLAQTRVLPIEGVRRLTNELNVDRQYHHFT; via the coding sequence GTGAAACTGCAGGGAGAAATAAAAACAGAATTGTTTTCCAATTCGGATCATCAACTCGTGGCACAGGTGAAACGTGTCTTGCAGTCTTCGGGCTATGCTTCCCTGGCGAAAGTCAGGGTGTTTGCTGAGGAGGGGAAAGTCTGTCTGGAAGGAGAAGTCCCAACCTATTTCATGAAACAGCTGGCCCAGACACGTGTACTGCCGATTGAGGGGGTCAGGCGACTGACGAATGAACTCAATGTGGACCGCCAGTACCACCATTTTACCTGA
- a CDS encoding Hsp20/alpha crystallin family protein has product MNMTTSPELKGTVMRADQSVPEVSKFLGRAPFGDLRSEMEKLLNTISGAGGITSAGLNAALDISETEDAVEVRMDVPGIEPDEIEVEVVGELLRITGERKTEQEEKRKTWHRVERSVGSFARSIKLPCEVESEHIEASCERGVLTIVLPKSQFNRPRKIQVKPRS; this is encoded by the coding sequence ATGAATATGACAACTTCACCAGAATTAAAAGGGACAGTAATGCGGGCGGATCAGTCGGTTCCAGAGGTGAGCAAATTCCTGGGCAGAGCTCCCTTCGGAGATCTGAGAAGTGAGATGGAGAAGCTGTTAAATACTATATCCGGGGCGGGAGGCATAACGAGTGCTGGCTTGAATGCAGCCTTGGACATATCAGAAACGGAAGATGCTGTCGAAGTCCGCATGGACGTACCCGGAATTGAGCCCGATGAGATCGAAGTGGAAGTCGTGGGAGAACTATTAAGAATCACAGGTGAGCGGAAAACTGAGCAAGAAGAAAAAAGGAAGACCTGGCACCGGGTTGAGCGTTCTGTCGGCAGCTTCGCTCGATCGATTAAGCTGCCCTGTGAGGTCGAAAGTGAGCACATAGAAGCCAGCTGCGAACGGGGCGTATTGACGATCGTGCTGCCCAAATCGCAATTTAATAGGCCACGTAAAATTCAGGTGAAACCCAGATCCTGA
- a CDS encoding carbon storage regulator, with protein MKAMLVLTRKKNEEICINDDIVLTVLRIQGGKVRIGIKCPAKIPIRRSEVQVEMLGEDECLLEEPLMTAEHLVV; from the coding sequence ATGAAAGCCATGCTTGTCTTAACACGCAAAAAAAATGAAGAGATTTGTATCAATGATGATATCGTGTTGACTGTGCTGCGGATTCAAGGTGGGAAAGTCAGAATCGGTATTAAATGCCCAGCAAAAATTCCGATTCGCCGCAGTGAAGTGCAGGTGGAAATGCTGGGTGAGGATGAATGTCTGTTAGAAGAACCCCTGATGACGGCAGAGCACCTGGTCGTTTGA
- a CDS encoding PAS domain S-box protein, with translation MSAGVTLQPQGSPILLVEPDPESRNSLLQILAEEGYPVETAETVAQLFDRKRWSDYFLIILEHDLPDGSIEEVLPRIKQLAPSAELLVITSRTRIENMILAFRTGVADYFVKPIDPDLFRSSIKRILQNQSVSSELLQTQAELKAIVETAIEAVITINRSGLIQSFNPAAEKMFGYQEHEIINQNVSVLTPDAIRAVHDRYLTRYLETGQASIIGSRRELMARRRDGSLFPIEISVTDLPQFGLFAGIIGDISERKQAEQKQADLTRAVAVAAQQERRQLADILHDHLQQVLVGVRIHLDIAKNDTTDEFIRQTLTRADELLNQGIEITRSLTAELNPVVLHEEGLVTALEWLSHNMQERYNLNVTLDLDRQAEPQHDTIKVALYECIRELLFNVVKHSETTEARVCMSLLPENKIEIVVSDQGVGFDTEQLDHQISDASGIGLSNIEFRLSLINGKFRLESTRGQGTVARIITSLTPIENAALSGES, from the coding sequence ATGTCAGCAGGAGTTACGCTCCAGCCCCAGGGATCACCGATTCTGCTGGTCGAACCAGATCCTGAATCCCGTAACAGCCTGCTGCAGATTCTTGCAGAGGAAGGCTATCCGGTTGAGACTGCAGAGACAGTGGCTCAACTTTTCGACCGTAAGCGGTGGTCAGATTATTTTCTGATCATTCTGGAACACGACCTGCCTGATGGCAGTATCGAAGAAGTGCTTCCTCGAATAAAACAACTGGCCCCGTCAGCCGAATTGCTGGTCATCACTTCCCGGACCCGCATCGAAAACATGATTCTCGCCTTTCGCACCGGTGTCGCCGATTATTTCGTCAAACCCATCGATCCGGATCTGTTTCGGTCCTCAATTAAACGGATCCTGCAAAACCAAAGCGTTTCCAGCGAACTCCTGCAGACACAGGCCGAACTCAAAGCGATCGTGGAAACCGCCATTGAGGCGGTCATTACCATCAATCGCAGCGGGCTGATTCAATCATTTAACCCGGCTGCGGAAAAAATGTTCGGTTACCAGGAACATGAAATCATTAACCAGAACGTCAGCGTGCTCACTCCCGATGCGATCCGGGCTGTGCATGACCGGTATCTCACCCGTTATCTGGAAACAGGACAGGCCTCGATTATTGGTTCGCGGCGGGAACTGATGGCGCGACGACGTGATGGTAGCCTGTTCCCCATCGAGATCTCCGTTACGGATCTGCCCCAGTTCGGACTCTTCGCCGGAATCATTGGGGATATCAGTGAACGGAAACAGGCGGAACAGAAACAGGCCGATTTGACCCGGGCCGTCGCTGTCGCAGCCCAGCAGGAACGACGACAACTGGCAGACATCCTCCATGACCACCTCCAGCAGGTTCTCGTAGGAGTCCGCATCCACCTGGATATCGCTAAAAATGACACTACTGATGAATTCATCCGCCAGACTTTGACCCGCGCCGATGAACTGCTCAACCAGGGAATTGAAATCACACGTTCCCTGACCGCGGAACTCAACCCGGTCGTTCTACACGAAGAAGGCCTGGTCACTGCGCTGGAATGGCTGTCACACAACATGCAGGAACGCTACAACCTGAATGTCACACTCGACCTCGACCGCCAGGCGGAACCACAACACGATACAATCAAAGTCGCCTTATATGAATGCATTCGCGAACTGCTGTTTAACGTCGTCAAGCATTCGGAAACCACCGAAGCGCGTGTCTGCATGAGCCTGCTACCCGAAAACAAAATTGAGATTGTCGTTTCCGATCAGGGTGTGGGTTTCGATACAGAACAGCTCGATCACCAGATTTCCGATGCGAGTGGCATCGGCCTGAGCAATATTGAATTCCGGCTCTCACTCATCAACGGAAAATTCCGTCTCGAGTCCACACGAGGACAGGGAACCGTTGCCCGAATTATCACCTCACTGACCCCGATAGAAAACGCGGCCCTGTCGGGAGAATCCTGA
- a CDS encoding magnesium chelatase, with the protein MSRPTNLAELRESGWQSKTVKREIYDNLMQVLQQGEELFPGIVGYDDTVIPDIVLALLSEHDMLFLGEKGQAKSRIMRQLVRFLDPEIPYLDLPESPVHDDPYQPITSIGRKFLANTPDHDVPIAWWSREDRYAERLAPGTKFADVIGEIDPAKLAHGESMSAESALHFGLIPRMHRGIFAMNELPELDELVQVGLFNILEERDVQIRGYPIRFDLDMLILFSSNPSTFNRSGKVIPQLKDRIGSVVHTHYPRERSLGIEIMEQEANVDLEGDVPVVVPYFMREIVEQISVAARASKYVDHDSGVSARFSIANYRMMVASARRRGAVLNEKPAVPRISDLGHLYSSSLGKLELDLMGANQMSERQVLDSIIAQAIQDVFQEYIVEHGLAEISEIFSQGIKIEVGDMLPSSQYAERLKRVPPIWDKAFEVNASGDEAVRASCIEFILAGLYANSKISRSQDHGRITYET; encoded by the coding sequence ATGAGTCGTCCCACCAATCTGGCGGAACTCCGCGAAAGCGGCTGGCAAAGCAAAACAGTTAAACGAGAAATTTATGACAATTTGATGCAGGTCCTGCAACAGGGGGAGGAACTGTTTCCCGGCATTGTCGGCTATGATGATACTGTCATCCCCGACATCGTCCTCGCCCTGCTCTCTGAGCATGACATGCTCTTTCTGGGTGAAAAGGGGCAGGCTAAAAGCCGCATCATGCGACAACTGGTCCGGTTTCTGGATCCAGAGATCCCCTATCTCGATCTGCCTGAGTCGCCTGTGCACGACGATCCCTATCAGCCCATCACCAGTATCGGACGCAAATTTCTGGCGAATACCCCAGACCACGATGTACCCATCGCCTGGTGGTCGCGTGAAGACCGTTACGCGGAACGTCTGGCACCGGGAACCAAGTTTGCTGACGTGATCGGCGAAATCGATCCCGCCAAACTGGCGCACGGTGAAAGCATGTCTGCAGAAAGTGCACTACACTTCGGTCTGATTCCCCGCATGCACCGGGGCATCTTTGCCATGAACGAATTGCCCGAACTCGATGAACTGGTCCAGGTTGGTCTGTTCAATATCCTCGAAGAACGGGACGTCCAGATCCGCGGCTATCCCATCCGCTTCGACCTCGACATGCTGATTCTGTTCTCATCCAACCCCTCGACCTTCAACCGCAGTGGGAAAGTCATCCCCCAGTTGAAGGACCGCATCGGCTCGGTTGTTCATACGCATTATCCCCGGGAACGCAGCCTGGGAATTGAAATCATGGAGCAGGAAGCCAACGTCGATCTGGAAGGGGATGTCCCCGTGGTCGTTCCCTATTTCATGCGTGAGATTGTTGAACAGATATCCGTCGCTGCCCGCGCCTCAAAATACGTCGACCACGATTCCGGCGTGAGTGCCCGCTTCAGTATTGCCAACTATCGCATGATGGTCGCTTCAGCCCGCCGCCGAGGTGCGGTGCTCAATGAAAAACCGGCTGTTCCCCGTATCAGTGATCTGGGGCATCTCTACTCGTCCTCGCTGGGGAAGCTGGAACTCGACCTGATGGGCGCCAACCAGATGTCGGAGCGACAGGTGCTCGATTCCATCATCGCCCAGGCCATCCAGGATGTCTTTCAGGAATACATTGTCGAACATGGCCTCGCGGAGATCAGTGAGATCTTTTCCCAGGGAATTAAGATCGAAGTGGGTGACATGCTTCCCTCTTCCCAGTACGCCGAACGTCTGAAACGCGTTCCCCCGATCTGGGATAAAGCGTTCGAGGTCAATGCCTCAGGTGATGAAGCCGTCCGCGCGTCCTGTATTGAGTTCATTCTCGCAGGACTCTACGCCAACAGTAAAATTTCGCGTTCGCAGGATCATGGCCGCATCACTTACGAGACCTGA
- a CDS encoding DUF1559 domain-containing protein: MQLQQSQKQSSQNCRRGFTLIELLVVIAIIAILIALLLPAVQQAREAARRSQCKNNLKQFGLALHNHLDTHGAFPPGFVCFDESGNRFQTGGWQNGQNESGFHWMVMLLPFMEQPAIWDQISACGEDLKQKTATDGTSNPWDHCEAISVASNVGRKRLPKFNHCPSAPRDKGQFSDGSYGLEALAKGNNYAASWGSGNMLSWESRSTKGAFGCYFTTQDKIAIIHGGSGDLFQHDKGSTDSDFTDGMSNTVAMSEIVSADGYSSTSGTDIRGVWLSVAMGATIFTAYNTPNARVADILAACDENISGTTNPYLNCTEDRSTADVYAAARSYHTGGVNALMADGAVRFISDNIDKNAIWHPLNTIRNGEAISEF, from the coding sequence ATGCAACTTCAACAATCGCAGAAACAGTCGAGTCAGAACTGTCGTCGCGGTTTCACCCTGATTGAGCTGCTGGTGGTGATTGCGATCATTGCCATCCTGATTGCTCTGTTGCTACCCGCCGTCCAACAGGCTCGCGAAGCAGCCCGCCGGTCCCAGTGCAAAAATAACCTGAAGCAGTTTGGGCTGGCGTTGCACAATCATCTGGATACTCACGGGGCATTTCCTCCTGGCTTTGTCTGTTTTGATGAATCCGGGAACCGCTTTCAGACAGGTGGCTGGCAGAACGGTCAGAATGAGTCTGGTTTTCACTGGATGGTGATGTTGCTGCCTTTTATGGAACAGCCGGCAATTTGGGATCAGATCTCCGCCTGTGGGGAAGATTTGAAGCAGAAAACAGCAACAGATGGTACCAGTAATCCCTGGGATCATTGTGAAGCCATCTCTGTGGCTTCCAATGTGGGACGGAAACGTTTGCCAAAGTTCAATCACTGTCCATCGGCTCCCCGTGACAAGGGGCAGTTTTCTGACGGAAGTTATGGTCTGGAAGCACTGGCTAAAGGGAACAACTATGCTGCCAGCTGGGGAAGTGGGAATATGCTTTCCTGGGAGAGCCGCAGTACCAAGGGGGCCTTTGGCTGTTACTTCACGACGCAGGATAAAATTGCGATCATCCATGGTGGGTCTGGCGACCTGTTTCAGCATGATAAGGGTAGCACCGACAGTGATTTTACTGATGGGATGAGCAACACTGTTGCGATGAGTGAAATTGTCAGTGCAGATGGCTACAGTAGCACCAGTGGAACTGACATTCGTGGAGTCTGGTTATCTGTGGCGATGGGAGCAACCATCTTTACCGCTTATAACACTCCCAATGCACGTGTCGCTGATATTCTGGCAGCCTGTGATGAAAATATCTCAGGTACAACGAATCCTTATCTGAACTGTACCGAGGATCGTTCCACTGCGGATGTGTATGCGGCTGCCCGCAGCTATCATACCGGGGGCGTCAACGCTCTGATGGCTGATGGAGCCGTCCGCTTTATCAGTGACAACATCGACAAAAATGCCATCTGGCACCCGTTGAATACAATCCGTAATGGGGAAGCGATTAGTGAATTTTGA
- a CDS encoding tetratricopeptide repeat protein: protein MNARQSKSQNLNENSTSDLIKYNSVPDRTVPIVAGLFIACLAGWWAQSIRNSGGLSLPFARADITIVNFLCMLPLAIVVSEWMQGVLKYHSPGLFKIVNLIALTGTAGILVFLFSSSHASGALSEYDAWESFILRPVIAFWLILSLILLTGRFFRTEIPQGSVRAGKLVWSTVCLTALLVPVFYIQSRVDEMAQQVDEYLGSGRLGDARQVVREVCILSPWGKIGGQPADDVARDLDHDCFDVERSLAYMNQQTSHNEESTYHRARLLAILGEDQAAIDLLLPWYDKSTVSPLTSQLLGNLYQQQQHWAESQQAYRRALQAWEKLPASEQQQAGVVASWKGIAFAERKRGNYEAAETAYLSALSLAPTADQHFLLAQYYEDTQQTAKAREYAHQAMALDATRYGQSGQKLITSLQQQHFGCLQVWRNGEF, encoded by the coding sequence ATGAATGCACGTCAGTCCAAGTCACAGAATCTGAATGAGAATTCCACGTCTGATCTGATCAAATATAACTCCGTTCCCGACAGAACTGTCCCGATTGTTGCGGGGCTGTTTATTGCCTGTCTGGCAGGCTGGTGGGCACAGAGCATTCGCAACTCAGGTGGGTTGAGCCTGCCTTTTGCTCGGGCCGACATCACGATTGTCAATTTTCTCTGTATGCTGCCACTGGCGATTGTGGTGTCAGAGTGGATGCAGGGCGTGCTCAAATACCACAGTCCGGGTCTCTTTAAGATCGTGAACCTGATCGCGCTGACCGGGACCGCCGGGATTCTCGTTTTTCTCTTCAGCAGCAGTCATGCCAGCGGGGCACTTAGTGAATACGATGCCTGGGAATCATTTATTCTGAGGCCCGTGATTGCATTCTGGCTGATTCTGTCGTTGATACTGCTGACAGGCAGGTTCTTCCGGACGGAAATCCCGCAAGGTTCCGTGCGGGCAGGCAAACTCGTGTGGAGCACGGTCTGTCTGACGGCATTGTTGGTTCCCGTGTTTTATATTCAGTCCCGCGTGGATGAAATGGCGCAACAGGTAGATGAATATCTGGGGAGCGGTCGACTGGGTGATGCCCGGCAAGTTGTACGCGAAGTCTGTATTCTTTCTCCCTGGGGCAAGATTGGAGGACAGCCTGCCGACGACGTAGCACGCGACCTGGATCATGACTGCTTTGATGTAGAGCGGAGCCTGGCATACATGAACCAGCAGACATCCCACAATGAAGAGTCGACCTACCATCGTGCCCGGCTGCTGGCCATCCTCGGGGAGGATCAGGCAGCCATTGATCTACTGTTACCCTGGTATGACAAATCCACGGTCAGCCCGCTGACCAGCCAGCTGCTCGGCAACCTCTATCAACAGCAGCAGCATTGGGCCGAAAGTCAGCAGGCATATCGCCGGGCATTACAGGCCTGGGAAAAGTTACCAGCTTCCGAACAGCAGCAGGCAGGCGTTGTAGCCTCCTGGAAAGGGATTGCATTTGCTGAACGAAAACGAGGGAACTATGAAGCAGCAGAAACTGCGTATCTATCGGCGTTGTCGCTGGCTCCCACAGCGGACCAGCACTTTCTTCTCGCGCAATATTACGAAGATACGCAACAGACAGCGAAAGCACGAGAATACGCTCATCAGGCGATGGCACTTGATGCGACTCGCTACGGGCAGTCTGGGCAGAAACTGATTACCTCTTTGCAGCAGCAACACTTTGGCTGTCTGCAGGTCTGGCGGAATGGAGAGTTTTAA